The following proteins come from a genomic window of Stigmatopora nigra isolate UIUO_SnigA chromosome 9, RoL_Snig_1.1, whole genome shotgun sequence:
- the klhl18 gene encoding kelch-like protein 18, which yields MGDVVCEELEDLVHFSVHDLPARGYVVMEEIRRQGKLCDVTLKAGEHKFSAHRIVLAASIPYFHAMFTNDMVECKQDEILMQGMDPSALEALINFAYSGHVAIDQQNVQSLLMGSSFLQLQNVKDACCAFLQDRLHPKNCLGVRQFAETMMCTALYDSANDFLRRHFVDVSSSDEFLTLRTDELLEVVACDELNVKTEEQVFEAALSWVHHDRARRQSLLPELLSKIRLPLCRPQFLTERVQQEELVRCCHKCRDLLDEAKDFHLMSERRPHLPAFKTRQRCCTSIMALVYAVGGLNSSGDSLNVVEVFDPAGNLWERCQPMRTARSRVGVAVLNGLLYAIGGYDGQSRLSTVEVYNPETDSWTRVSSMNSRRSAMGTVVVDGHIYVCGGYDGKSSLNSVECYSPQTDRWSAVTEMSASRSAAGVTVFDGRIFVSGGHDGLQIFNTVEYYNHHTKRWHASSPMSNKRCRHGAASLGSQLYAVGGYDGSGFLSGAEVYSWASGQWSSLAAMSTRRSRVSLVAASGRLYAVGGYDGQTNLGSVEMFNPDTGRWTFMAPMACHKGGVGVGCVPLQPS from the exons ATGGGAGACGTTGTTTGCGAGGAGCTGGAAGATTTAGTCCATTTCTCGGTGCACGACCTCCCAGCCAGAGGCTATGTCGTCATGGAAGAAATTCGACGGCAGGGAAAACTGTGCGACGTTACGCTCAAG GCGGGTGAGCATAAATTCAGCGCCCACCGCATTGTGTTGGCCGCGTCCATCCCCTATTTTCACGCCATGTTCACCAACGACATGGTGGAGTGCAAGCAGGACGAGATCCTCATGCAAGGGATGGACCCCAG CGCTCTGGAAGCTCTGATCAACTTTGCGTACAGCGGCCACGTGGCCATCGACCAGCAGAATGTTCAATCTCTTCTGATGGGTTCCAGTTTCCTTCAGCTGCAGAACGTCAAAGACGCCTGCTGCGCTTTCCTGCAGGACAG GTTGCATCCCAAGAACTGTTTGGGAGTGCGTCAGTTCGCCGAGACCATGATGTGCACGGCGCTCTACGACTCGGCCAACGACTTCCTACGCCGGCACTTTGTGGACGTGTCCTCGTCGGACGAGTTCCTCACCCTGAGGACCGACGAGCTGCTGGAGGTGGTCGCCTGCGACGAGCTCAATGTCAAAACGGAGGAACAG GTTTTCGAGGCGGCGCTGTCTTGGGTCCACCACGACCGCGCCCGACGTCAATCGCTGCTCCCCGAGCTGCTGTCCAAGATCCGACTGCCGCTCTGTCGTCCTCAATTCCTGACGGAACGAGTCCAGCAGGAAGAACTCGTACGCTGCTGCCATAAATGCAG GGACCTCCTGGACGAGGCCAAAGACTTCCACTTGATGTCGGAGCGTCGTCCCCACCTTCCCGCCTTCAAGACGCGGCAGAGGTGCTGCACGTCCATCATGGCGCTCGTCTACGCCGTGGGAGGACTCAACAGCTCAG GCGATTCGCTGAACGTAGTGGAGGTGTTCGACCCGGCGGGGAACTTGTGGGAACGCTGTCAACCAATGAGGACGGCCCGCAGCAGGGTGGGCGTGGCCGTGCTCAACGGACTCCTCTACGCCATCGGCGGTTACGACGGCCAATCCCGACTCAGCACCGTGGAGGTCTACAACCCCGAGACGGACAGTTGGACCAGAGTGTCCAGTATGAACAGCCGACGCAG CGCCATGGGAACAGTGGTGGTGGACGGCCACATCTACGTGTGCGGAGGATACGACGGAAAATCCTCCCTCAACTCTGTGGAATGCTACTCGCCTCAGACCGAcag GTGGTCCGCGGTGACGGAAATGAGCGCCAGTCGCAGCGCCGCCGGCGTCACCGTCTTTGACGGACGCATCTTTGTCTCCGGGGGACACGACGGCTTGCAGATTTTCAACACG GTGGAGTACTACAACCATCACACCAAGCGCTGGCACGCGTCCTCGCCCATGTCCAACAAGCGTTGTCGTCACGGGGCGGCGTCACTGGGCAGCCAGCTCTACGCCGTGGGAGGCTACGACGGTTCCGGCTTCCTGAGCGGCGCCGAGGTCTACAGCTGGGCGTCGGGCCAGTGGAGCAGCCTGGCCGCCATGAGCACGCGACGCAGCCGGGTGTCCCTGGTGGCCGCCTCGGGGCGGCTCTACGCCGTGGGCGGTTACGACGGCCAGACTAACCTGGGATCGGTGGAGATGTTCAACCCGGACACGGGCCGCTGGACCTTCATGGCGCCCATGGCCTGCCACAAGGGCGGCGTAGGCGTGGGTTGCGTCCCCCTACAGCCCTCTTAA
- the bfsp2 gene encoding phakinin, whose translation MPLPRRRSSFLGQSASSTDRPGSACARGSPGGASARGVFVGAVPPTGGVAAVLGTRVSRRALGISSIFLQGTRSWAAPLPPRAGDGAARGAAGLGLNSCLMEYRDKVRALEQLNQQLEEQIRLSLDRKASSAGAWGPLRGQWEDVYRQVSEAILDNARLTLQTENVQANAEDFKERFESERPFRKAAEDEIASLYKVLEEAGVTRAELEEQMDAMRGELQQLEGRHEQDVRLLYSQMSGRELDQPDAPIETSLDQILSYIRNHWEKVTERNRAETDNYQECKDAKCVSRLSPEEEELEALKVQCSDAGCKIQSLQAETESIRALKRGLENSLGDARHWHDMELQNLGSVVSKMEAELGDVRGEMEQQRRDYDALLANKQRLEQEIRLYHGILDGEERRFLPVECPDLQRDLDEHSGTSADGGPPAQSGTKDSVDSSQLGGH comes from the exons ATGCCTCTGCCGCGACGCCGCTCCTCTTTCTTGGGTCAGTCGGCATCCTCCACCGATCGCCCCGGCTCCGCCTGCGCGCGGGGGTCCCCGGGCGGGGCCTCGGCCCGGGGCGTCTTCGTGGGCGCCGTGCCCCCCACCGGCGGCGTGGCGGCCGTGTTGGGGACCAGGGTCTCCCGCCGGGCCTTGGGGATCAGCAGTATATTCCTGCAAGGGACCCGCAGCTGGGCCGCGCCCCTCCCGCCTCGGGCGGGCGACGGGGCGGCTCGGGGCGCGGCGGGGTTGGGCCTCAACAGCTGCTTGATGGAGTACCGGGACAAGGTTCGAGCTCTTGAGCAGCTCAACCAACAGCTGGAGGAGCAAATCCGCCTGAGTTTGGACCGCAAGGCGTCCAGTGCCGGGGCCTGGGGACCGCTCAGGGGCCAGTGGGAGGACGTTTACAGGCAG GTCAGCGAAGCCATCCTGGACAACGCCCGCCTGACACTGCAGACAGAAAACGTGCAAGCCAACGCCGAGGACTTCAAGGAAAG GTTCGAAAGCGAGCGGCCCTTCCGCAAGGCGGCCGAGGACGAGATCGCCTCGCTCTACAAAGTCCTGGAGGAAGCCGGCGTGACCAGGGCGGAGCTGGAGGAGCAGATGGACGCCATGCGAGGGGAACTCCAACAACTGGAGGGACGCCACGAGCAG GACGTGCGTCTTCTCTACAGCCAAATGTCCGGACGGGAACTGGACCAACCCGACGCTCCCATCGAGACCAGTTTGGACCAGATCCTGTCTTACATTCGGAACCACTGGGAGAAAGTGACGGAGAGGAACCGGGCCGAAACTGACAACTACCAGGAATGCAAG GACGCCAAGTGCGTGAGTCGATTGAGCCCAGAAGAAGAAGAgctggaggcgctgaaggtccAGTGCTCGGACGCCGGCTGCAAGATCCAAAGCCTGCAAGCCGAGACCGAATCCATCCGAGCCCTG AAACGCGGCCTGGAGAACTCGCTGGGCGACGCCCGGCACTGGCACGACATGGAACTCCAGAACCTGGGCTCGGTGGTGTCTAAGATGGAGGCGGAGCTGGGCGACGTACGCGGCGAGATGGAGCAGCAGCGCAGGGACTATGACGCGCTCCTCGCTAACAAGCAGCGCCTGGAGCAGGAGATCCGACTCTACCACGGGATCTTGGACGGAGAGGAGCGACGCTTCCTGCCCGTCGA GTGTCCCGATCTGCAGAGAGACCTCGACGAACATTCCGGGACTTCGGCAGACGGAGGACCCCCGGCGCAATCTGGAACCAAGGACTCGGTGGACTCCAGTCAACTGGGGGGTCATTAA
- the puf60a gene encoding poly(U)-binding-splicing factor PUF60a: MLIMENGQGNTTTTTPTTTSTTTTTTTRLGLPPLTPGQQEALQKAKKYAMEQSIRNVLVRQTMAQQQQQLSGLQMASLSVGLGDLSPLQSVAAQRQRALAIMCRVYVGSIYYELGEDTIRQAFIPFGPIKSIDMSWDSVTMKHKGFAFVEYETPEAAQLALDQMNSVVLGGRNIKVGRPSNIGQAQPIIEQLAEEARAFNRIYVASVHRDLSDGDIRSVFEAFGKIKSCMLAREPTTGRHKSYGYIEYDKPQSSVDAVASMNLFDLGGQYLRVGKAVTPPVPLITASGGLAAANFTAQDPMSASVLRALAGLPQGVMAAQAPGVITGVTPARAGFSQVALVNPVLATPPAAKAEEDAASKRSFADGQHDINKIFRNRQSRVMVLRNMVGQDDIDDDLEGEVTEECGKFGQVKRVVIYQERQGEEEDAAVIIKIFVEFCHTAEMNRAVRALDRRWFGGRKVAAEAYEQERFENNDLSA, encoded by the exons ATGCTCATCATGGAGAACGGACAAGGTAACACGACTACAACTACCCCAACCACTACCagcaccactactaccaccacgaCGAGGCTCGGTCTTCCACCCCTCACACCCGGCCAGCAGGAGGCACTGCAGAAG GCAAAGAAATATGCCATGGAGCAAAGTATCCGGAACGTTCTGGTCAGGCAGACCATGgcgcagcagcaacagcagctcAGCGGACTGCAG ATGGCGTCCTTGTCGGTGGGCTTAGGGGACCTTTCACCTTTGCAGTCA GTGGCGGCGCAACGCCAGCGCGCCTTGGCCATCATGTGTCGCGTCTACGTGGGTTCCATCTACTACGAGCTGGGCGAGGACACCATCAGGCAGGCCTTCATCCCCTTCGGACCCATCAAAAGTATCGACATGTCCTGGGACTCGGTCACCATGAAGCATAAG GGTTTTGCTTTCGTGGAGTACGAGACGCCGGAAGCCGCCCAGCTTGCTCTGGACCAAATGAACTCGGTGGTCCTCGGAGGACGGAACATAAAG GTGGGCCGGCCCAGCAACATCGGCCAGGCTCAGCCCATCATCGAGCAGCTGGCGGAGGAAGCGAGAGCCTTCAACAGGATCTACGTGGCGTCCGTTCACCGCGACCTGTCGGACGGCGACATCCGCAGCGTCTTCGAGGCTTTCGGGAAGATCAAGTCCTGCATGTTGGCGCGCGAGCCCACCACGGGACGGCATAAAAGCTACGGCTATATCG AGTATGATAAGCCTCAGTCTTCCGTGGACGCGGTGGCGTCCATGAACCTCTTTGACTTGGGGGGCCAGTACTTGAGAGTTGGGAAGGCCGTCACGCCGCCGGTGCCGCTCATTACTGCCTCCGGAGGCCTCGCCGCGGCCAACTTCACAGCACAG GATCCCATGAGCGCGTCGGTCCTACGAGCGCTAGCCGGTCTTCCGCAAGGCGTCATGGCGGCACAGGCACCGGGCGTCATCACAG GCGTGACCCCGGCCCGAGCCGGCTTTTCGCAAGTGGCTCTGGTCAATCCGGTGCTGGCCACGCCCCCTGCGGCCAAGGCGGAGGAGGACGCCGCCAGTAAGCGATCATTCGCCGACGGCCAGCACGACATCAACAAGATCTTTCGCAACCGACAA TCCCGCGTGATGGTGCTAAGGAACATGGTGGGCCAGGACGACATCGACGACGACCTGGAGGGAGAGGTCACCGAGGAGTGCGGCAAGTTCGGTCAGGTCAAGCGAGTGGTCATCTACCAGGAACGGCAGGGAGAGGAAGAAGACGCCGCCGTCATCATCAAGATCTTCGTGGAGTTTTGCCACACGGCCGAGATGAACCGGGCCGTCCGGGCGCTGGACCGACGCTGGTTTGGCGGACGCAAAGTGGCGGCCGAGGCGTACGAGCAGGAGCGCTTCGAGAACAACGACCTGTCGGCGTAG